Proteins encoded together in one Bactrocera neohumeralis isolate Rockhampton chromosome 4, APGP_CSIRO_Bneo_wtdbg2-racon-allhic-juicebox.fasta_v2, whole genome shotgun sequence window:
- the LOC126755603 gene encoding palmitoyltransferase ZDHHC3: MHSQYITLHGGSRDMHNRCCGGRAWCVKDICGIVCAVFTWLLILFAEFVVMRVILLPSPYPVYSTINIIIFQLLAFLAFASHIRTMLSDPGAVPRGNATKEMIEQMGYREGEMFFKCPKCCSIKPERAHHCSVCQRCIRKMDHHCPWVNNCVGENNQKYFVLFTFYIAAISIHSMFLVVTEFAQCVHTEWRQCSPYSPPATIFLLLFLSFEALLFAIFTLIMLATQLTAIFNDQTGIEQLKKEEARWAKKSRLKSIHSVFGRFSLAWFSPFTKPSWQTKFNSHFYSV; the protein is encoded by the exons ATGCATTCTCAATATATAACACTACATGGCGGCAGTAGGGATATGCATAATCGTTGCTGCGGAGGGCGTGCTTGGTGTGTAAAG GATATTTGTGGTATTGTCTGCGCGGTGTTTACATGGCTGCTAATACTGTTCGCGGAATTCGTCGTAATGCGTGTGATACTACTCCCAAGTCCATATCCGGTGTATAGTACAATAAACATTATAATATTCCAATTACTTGCCTTTCTCGCTTTCGCCTCGCATATTCGTACAATGTTGTCAGATCCCGGTGCAGTGCCACGGGGAAATGCAACAAAAGAAATGATCGAACAGATGGGTTACCGTGAAGGTGAAATGTTTTTCAAGTGCCCGAAATGTTGCAGCATTAAACCGGAACGCGCCCATCACTGCTCAGTATGTCAGCGTTGTATTCGTAAAATGGATCATCACTGTCCATGGGTTAATAATTGCGTCGGTGAAAATAATCAGAAATACTTTGTACTATTTACG TTTTACATTGCTGCTATATCCATACATTCTATGTTCTTAGTTGTCACTGAATTCGCGCAATGTGTGCATACGGAATGGCGACAATGTTCACCGTATTCACCACCAGCAACGATATTTTTGTTACTCTTTTTATCATTCGAAGCGttattgtttgcaatttttactCTTATTATGTTGGCTACACAATTAACTGCCATATTTAATGACCAAACG GGTAtagaacaattaaaaaaagaagaagcacGTTGGGCAAAAAAATCTCGCCTAAAGAGCATACACTCTGTATTTGGACGTTTTTCTCTGGCCTGGTTCTCACCGTTTACGAAGCcatcatggcaaacgaaattcAATTCGCATTTCTATTCCGTTTAG
- the LOC126755604 gene encoding ubiquitin-fold modifier-conjugating enzyme 1 — protein sequence MVDECTRKTLSNIPLLQTRAGPRDKELWVQRLKEEYQALIKYVQNNKESGSDWFRLESNKEGTRWFGKCWYMHNLLKYEFDIEFDIPVTYPTTAPEIALPELDGKTAKMYRGGKICLTDHFKPLWARNVPKFGIAHAMALGLAPWLAVEIPDLIEKGIISYKDK from the exons ATGGTTGACGAATGTACAAGGAAGACGCTTAGCAACATTCCATTACTGCAAACCCGTGCAGGACCAAGGGACAAAGAGTTGTGGGTGCAAAGACTAAAGGAGGAATATCAAGCGcttattaaatatgttcaaaacaACAAGGAATCGGGGAGCGACTGGTTTCGATTAGAATCCAATAAGGAAGGCACACGTTGGTTTGGGAAATGTTGGTATATGCACAATCTACTCAAATATGAGTTTGATATCGAGTTCgat atacCGGTAACATATCCTACAACCGCACCAGAAATAGCTCTTCCTGAACTCGATGGGAAAACTGCAAAAATGTATCGGGGTGGTAAAATTTGCTTAACTGATCACTTTAAACCACTGTGGGCGCGCAACGTACCAAAATTTGGAATCGCACATGCAATGGCTTTGGGT TTAGCACCATGGTTAGCTGTTGAAATCCCTGATCTTATAGAAAAAGGCATAATATCTTATAAAGATAAATGA
- the LOC126755598 gene encoding transmembrane protein 131 homolog: MSRPSSLAWVLMLLLSRVAGDIGSSETQQLNSSTELPSVLETLTPVTDATSDELQRSLRFEPPLVDFGEACPVGTARAYTVTLLNQNVNRSVYLTSVSGRTPMFYSSFFEAKVVPPQGNTTFNVVFLPRMHGIVATDLLIHTSFGQARLQVRGMGRDCPYRLKPLVGIKAPLNATLTPEIQMYNPHSTPLQILEVYSSGGLFQLELPSGGQEGPQTLWEIPPYETKSVIRIRFHARTAGNHTAYIRIKISNQIEEGIGDTVGTGGNVLVIPVEFEILPLHGLYADNPVIDFGRFSTKDGEDLVRDSSVKPIQFKLHLHSSHMRQQYELLDFTLRNISGLTFDPKDGVVILEADAFDSTTILDELMIIKSIPREPLQDSVTQSTQEFTILIRAELFKGSLHYDSNSTTFITQATLGTRGGNKRTLVLRNDYETPLALLNVSLPQEDIGSQALRAQFSSDYLDAIADGASGFLVLPAGGSLALLQLQMINSSMTYKASLHVSTNITHIQVPLVVCGGRLHVSTYDTARIQADGPYNVDLNLGAIPLAETSHDGYIVLRNRNPLPVKLTTWNFQSPQGVYFHTTFRGCLRPSSLRALRNATLKLESAKFKLCTQLEEDDVAVFQVTIQSYITEQHQCTLKIWTAYEEITTTVRFRTWIGKLEVDQEQLYFNNCFPGKQCSAELAIRSTFQHSIHITSINFTDAGLHFEDYNVNGSTIEGNAMTKVGRIHVNPSLFCQNRCYIQQDGRTNSLAFPAPSNTRGGLNNNLHFDETELRRRTELFRHLKYDFQNIVFTLNSHELRRFLLQLIIDIEWPKFVTEKPVLPTIEVGKSHEVQVLLSNPADTPVLLDYFLADPSYAKDTQLSLPLEVVDIVPHCYLTDKEVFSLPRGAPRQPVLLHPHTSLPVTVRLKAPVADSYCTLLHIRNNLTLYEAVWVSAKVVESDFRLGNRKPGSNVSLTFNFTEKHFSICNPSSTHQHTLSSHNGFRAIKYPLLKRKFTARNTGEIPIWIETFQIGDQMCSGYGFKIVDCNSFALKANETKKIEIIFTPDFTMNRIMVPLKIHTNLSYDVEYTIVAQLPPGTIDQCSVLIERPPWEERIRSAAIVVLATTFVFVLIAAHIDYDNILHSQTALYEARDKGSVHPTFNLRNIALKAQAATHATEDEPQTVSRSAANVQQTRCGAIHPQQPKGSASSSSSSSGSSGSSGNGNNGVKKRSLKRQNHLSGNATSSRVSLPWSLDLNVFKSSVPPTKPTSDSDKTNPSSGINGGYPTSGSENSGKKSSSAPTQPKSNTHSDKLDRSNSGGSTNNSNTAGKKQQTQASTTQPQVQTSPPKQQQPRGARKSKNTVAVSVQIGEKTDKEPPSVGTVYQKAQANNPGSTKNTRSNTNKSTVGEAMNHINVKSNVPDIPSSTVPISIPSSSIKDVGAQSSVTSAKYGKTPGRERRKDVQNGSSTNIGNDVAVPNCSSSSANASRRAERRSRQRAANALRTLNFGDASATAGAATRTRPTNGNDNGGLGGGGVAGGMGGLMGCLSSPWDTCSQATFSDVLQAQPISVLVKNASKANDKSNLDISDSKSAFFFVDKEKGMPEHESDFTSKEVQQQTQSFGQTSGDSALDKAALTNSTELGPIGSKKSPSSTPVWEPVNSSSSSSGSSNHSGNGLQIPKPIVSTGDCSFFSDLLTTYDYDGNSQLRGMDAELYEIKKARNEYFEYIYNLRQQQLQAQVQAHVQAQQQHQQQQQLMQGVDWARLNSRTWSPMAYLGQHDTPSLNSAALSTTVTNAPPCAALISGLSAPVVGGSNTGTTSWPIGAALSSTSSVVNGSGGSTIIRPPPGLESNFQGINNNTQAVTQQQQQSLNVSATDTGATITADMQTFDPFSSLSSIWSDSWQKRDNSNNSNTNNGNMK; the protein is encoded by the exons ATGTCACGACCTTCGTCACTCGCATGGGTGCTCATGTTACTCCTAAGTCGCGTAGCCGGCGATATAGGTAGCAGTGAAACACAACAGTTAAATTCCTCAACTGAGCTACCCTCTGTCTTGGAGACTTTAACGCCTGTCACAGACGCAACTAGTGATGAGCTTCAACGAAGTTTGCGCTTCGAACCTCCTTTGGTTGACTTTGGTGAAGCGTGTCCTGTAGGTACTGCACGAGCATACACAGTTACACTCTTGAATCAAAATGTCAATCGAAGCGTGTACTTGACATCAGTGTCTGGGCGTACACCTATGTTCTACTCGAGTTTCTTCGAGGCAAAAGTTGTACCACCGCAGGGTAATACCACATTTAATGTGGTATTTTTACCCCGCATGCACGGTATTGTTGCCACTGATCTCCTAATTCACACATCATTCGGACAAGCACGATTGCAAGTTCGTGGTATGGGTCGAGACTGCCCGTACAGACTTAAACCTTTGGTGGGGATTAAGGCTCCACTTAATGCGACACTTACTCCTGAAATTCAAATGTATAATCCACATAGTACACCACTTCAAATACTTGAG GTTTATAGCAGTGGAGGTTTGTTTCAATTAGAACTGCCGAGTGGTGGGCAAGAAGGGCCACAAACTTTATGGGAGATACCGCCATATGAAACGAAATCAGTTATTCGAATACGTTTCCATGCTCGAACCGCTGGTAATCATACGGCTTATAtacgtataaaaatatcaaatcaaaTTGAAGAAGGCATTGGTGATACTGTGGGCACAGGGGGAAATGTGTTGGTAATACCGgtcgaatttgaaattttaccaTTACACGGATTATATGCAGATAATCCCGTTATCGACTTCGGTCGTTTTTCAACAAAAGACGGGGAGGATCTAGTTCGGGACAGCAGCGTGAAACCGATTCAGTTTAAGCTACATTTGCACAGTTCGCATATGCGACAACAGTACGAGTTACTCGATTTTACGCTTCGTAATATATCTGGGCTGACATTCGATCCGAAAGATGGAGTAGTCATTCTAGAGGCAGATGCATTTGATAGCACAACAATATTGGATGAGCTGATGATTATAAAGAGTATACCAAGGGAGCCACTTCAGGACAGCGTCACTCAGTCAACGCAAGAATTTACGATACTAATTCGAGCAGAATTATTCAAGGGTTCGCTACATTATGATAGTAATTCTACCACATTTATAACACAAGCTACACTTGGTACGCGGGGCGGCAATAAGCGCACCTTAGTGCTACGTAATGACTACGAAACTCCTCTGGCATTGCTTAATGTAAGCCTACCACAGGAAGATATAGGTAGTCAAGCGTTACGTGCACAGTTTAGTAGCGACTACCTTGATGCGATAGCTGACGGTGCATCAGGCTTCTTGGTACTGCCAGCGGGTGGATCTTTAGCACTGCTCCAACTTCAGATGATTAATTCAAGCATGACATATAAAGCTAGTTTACACGTATCTACTAATATTACACATATTCAAGTGCCACTGGTTGTTTGTGGTGGCCGTTTACATGTCTCCACTTATGATACAGCGCGCATACAAGCTGATGGGCCATATAACGTTGATCTGAATTTAGGAGCAATTCCGCTGGCAGAGACATCACATGACGGTTACATTGTGTTGCGCAATCGCAATCCATTACCTGTCAAGCTGACCACTTGGAACTTTCAATCGCCTCAAGGTGTCTACTTTCATACCACCTTCCGAGGATGTTTACGGCCGTCTTCATTGCGAGCGTTACGTAATGCAACGCTTAAGTTAGAGAGTGCAAAATTCAAGTTATGCACTCAATTGGAGGAAGATGATGTTGCTGTTTTTCAAGTAACGATACAATCGTACATAACCGAGCAACATCAATGTACCCTAAAAATATGGACTGCTTATGAGGAGATCACAACAACGGTACGTTTTCGAACATGGATCGGCAAATTGGAGGTGGATCAAGAGCAACTTTACTTCAATAACTGCTTTCcg GGAAAACAATGTTCAGCAGAACTAGCAATACGCTCCACATTTCAGCACTCCATACACATTACTTCTATAAATTTCACTGATGCCGGGTTACATTTCGAGGATTACAACGTTAACGGTTCGACGATCGAAGGCAATGCTATGACTAAGGTGGGTCGGATACATGTCAATCCATCATTGTTTTGCCAAAATCGTTGCTATATACAGCAAGATGGTCGAACTAACAGTCTTGCCTTCCCGGCACCATCAAACACGCGTGGTGGCCTTAACAACAATTTACATTTTGACGAGACGGAGTTACGTCGACGAACCGAGTTGTTTCGCCACCTAAAGTACGACTTTCAAAACATCGTTTTTACACTGAATAGCCATGAGTTGCGGCGATTCCTGTTACAGTTGATTATTGACATTGAGTGGCCGAAGTTCGTCACTGAGAAACCAGTGCTGCCAACTATAGAAGTGGGTAAATCTCACGAAGTACAGGTGTTACTCAGTAATCCGGCAGACACGCCGGTATTACTAGATTACTTCCTCGCTGATCCATCATATGCGAAAGATACGCAGCTGTCACTGCCTCTCGAAGTAGTGGATATCGTGCCGCATTGCTACTTAACCGATAAGGAAGTATTTTCTTTGCCAAGAGGTGCGCCACGTCAACCTGTACTTCTCCACCCACACACGAGCTTACCTGTAACAGTTCGTTTAAAGGCACCTGTGGCAGATAGTTATTGTACATTGTTACATATAAGAAATAATCTAACACTCTACGAAGCTGTTTGGGTTAGCGCGAAGGTAGTAGAGTCTGATTTCCGTCTAGGAAACCGTAAACCCGGTTCAAATGTATCgctaacatttaattttactgaaaaaCATTTCTCGATTTGTAATCCATCTTCCACGCACCAACACACGCTTAGCAGCCACAATGGTTTTAGGGCCATCAAGTATCCATTATTGAAACGGAAATTCACTGCGAGAAACACTGGCGAAATTCCAATTTGGATAGAGACATTTCAAATTGGTGATCAAATGTGCTCTGGTTATGGTTTCAAAATAGTGGACTGCAACAGTTTTGCACTGAAGGCGAATGAGACGAAAAAGATTGAGATTATATTTACGCCCGATTTTACCATGAATCGCATTATGGTACCATTAAAGATACATACCAATCTCTCTTACGATGTGGAGTATACAATAGTCGCCCAACTGCCACCAGGCACAATCGATCAATGTTCCGTCTTGATAGAACGCCCCCCATGGGAAGAGCGCATACGTAGTGCGGCAATCGTGGTTTTGGctactacatttgtttttgttttgattgccGCTCATATTGATTATGACAACATATTGCATAGTCAGACGGCTCTTTATGAAGCGCGCGACAAGGGTTCTGTGCACCCGACATTTAATCTGCGCAATATTGCGCTGAAGGCGCAAGCAGCCACACATGCGACCGAAGATGAACCGCAAACGGTCAGTAGATCAGCAGCGAATGTACAACAAACGCGATGTGGTGCTATTCATCCACAACAACCGAAGGGTAGTGCgagcagcagcagtagcagcagTGGCAGTAGTGGTAGCAGCGGCAACGGAAATAATGGTGTAAAGAAACGTAGTTTAAAGCGACAGAACCACTTGAGCGGTAACGCGACGTCGTCCCGTGTAAGTTTACCGTGGTCACTGGACTTGAATGTTTTCAAGAGCAGTGTTCCACCGACGAAACCCACAAGTGACAGTGATAAAACTAACCCCAGCAGTGGCATAAATGGGGGTTACCCGACGTCTGGTAGTGAAAATAGTGGTAAGAAAAGTTCATCAGCACCAACGCAACCCAAATCAAATACGCACAGTGATAAATTAGATAGAAGCAACAGTGGAGGTAgtacaaacaacagcaacaccgcTGGAAAGAAACAGCAAACGCAAGCGTCGACAACACAACCGCAGGTGCAAACTTCCCCGCCTAAACAGCAGCAGCCACGTGGGGCGCGGAAGTCAAAAAATACGGTTGCTGTTTCAGTGCAAATAGGCGAAAAAACTGATAAAGAGCCGCCAAGCGTCGGTACTGTTTATCAAAAGGCACAAGCTAACAACCCTGGTAGCACAAAAAATACACGCAGTAATACCAACAAGTCTACCGTCGGCGAAGCGATGAATCATATAAATGTGAAGAGCAACGTGCCTGATATTCCATCTAGTACCGTACCCATTTCAATACCCTCTTCGTCCATTAAAGATGTGGGCGCGCAAAGTTCTGTAACCAGTGCGAAGTATGGGAAGACACCAGGTCGAGAGCGTCGCAAAGACGTACAAAACGGAAGCTCAACCAATATAGGAAATGATGTTGCTGTTCCGAATTGTTCTTCATCGTCGGCGAATGCATCTCGACGAGCTGAACGTAGAAGTCGTCAACGTGCAGCAAACGCATTGCGAACACTTAATTTCGGCGATGCATCAGCAACTGCTGGTGCGGCAACACGCACTAGGCCTACGAATGGAAATGACAATGGTGGTCTCGGTGGGGGCGGTGTAGCCGGTGGAATGGGTGGTTTAATGGGATGCTTAAGTTCTCCATGGGATACTTGTAGTCAGGCTACTTTCAGTGACGTATTGCAGGCACAGCCCATCAGTGTGCTGGTTAAAAATGCATCTAAAGCAAACGATAAATCTAATTTGGATATTAGTGATAGCAAATCAGCTTTCTTTTTTGTGGACAAAGAGAAGGGAATGCCGGAACATGAATCAGATTTTACCAGCAAAGAGGTGCAACAACAAACGCAGTCTTTTGGGCAAACCTCAGGAGATTCAGCTTTGGATAAGGCGGCCCTTACGAATTCTACTGAACTCGGTCCGATTGGCTCCAAAAAATCGCCTTCCTCTACTCCTGTCTGGGAGCCAGTTAACAGTAGCAGTAGCAGCAGCGGAAGTAGCAACCATAGTGGCAATGGTCTTCAAATTCCAAAGCCTATTGTCTCTACTGGGGACTGCAGTTTTTTCTCCGATCTTTTAACCACTTACGATTATGATGGAAACAGTCAACTTAGAG GAATGGACGCAGAActctatgaaataaaaaaggcaCGAAACGaatatttcgaatatatttacaatttacgaCAGCAGCAGTTACAAGCTCAAGTGCAGGCACATGTTCAAGCgcagcagcaacatcaacaacagcagcaattgaTGCAAGGGGTCGATTGGGCAAGACTCAACTCGCGCACTTGGTCGCCAATGGCATATTTAGGACAGCATGACACTCCAAGTCTAAATAGCGCTGCTCTATCTACGACAGTTACAAATGCACCTCCCTGTGCTGCATTGATTAGTGGTTTAAGTGCTCCCGTAGTTGGTGGTAGTAATACCGGAACAACATCTTGGCCAATTGGCGCTGCTCTCTCATCAACTAGCAGTGTTGTCAACGGCAGTGGTGGCTCCACTATTATACGTCCGCCGCCAGGCCTGGAAAGCAACTTTCAGGGTATTAACAACAATACTCAAGCAgtgacgcaacaacaacaacaatcattaaatgtttcgGCAACTGATACAGGTGCTACCATCACAGCCGATATGCAGACGTTCGATCCATTTAGTTCGCTTAGCTCTATTTGGTCGGACAGCTGGCAGAAACGTGACAATAGTAATAATAGCAATACGAACAATGGCAACATGAAGTAA
- the LOC126755605 gene encoding transmembrane protein 18: MVDPNFIEVNEITGYWSFLASIDWNDPWLIALIAVHVLTTVTTLMTRNNTNFQIFLFLILLSAAYCSESINEFAAAKWKSFSKQQYFDSNGLFISTVFSIPILLNCMLIIGAWMYNSLQIMVTLKRAQLLQQVKRNQQEKNSEPTKEVKSEHVKSD; this comes from the exons ATGGTGGAcccgaatttcattgaagttaATGAAATCACCGGATATTGGTCATTTTTGGCAAGT ATTGACTGGAACGATCCGTGGCTGATTGCGCTTATAGCGGTGCATGTTCTTACAACGGTGACTACTCTGATGACAAGGAACAACActaatttccaaatatttctgtTTCTAATATTAT TATCAGCGGCGTACTGTTCGGAAAGCATTAACGAATTTGCGGCAGCTAAATGGAAGAGCTTTTCTAAGCAGCAATATTTTGATAGTAATGGGCTTTTCATTTCGACAGTATTTTCAATACCGATATTACTTAATTGTATGCTAATAATT GGTGCTTGGATGTACAACTCGTTGCAAATTATGGTTACGCTAAAAAGAGCACAGCTTCTGCAGCAGGTGAAGCGAAATCAACAAGAAAAGAACTCAGAGCCAACCAAAGAAGTTAAATCAGAACACGTAAAATCTGATTAA